The Humulus lupulus chromosome 3, drHumLupu1.1, whole genome shotgun sequence genome window below encodes:
- the LOC133822681 gene encoding uncharacterized protein LOC133822681 gives MEASYEGSSSYYSVLGVGSDSSAEEIRRAYRKLAMQWHPDRWTRCPSLLGEAKRKFQKIQEAYSVLSDKRKRTVYDAGLYDPNEEEDEGFSDFVQEMVFLMSQTRREEKSYSLEELQDMLVEMAKGFETPTFFCGSASTSSSSSSSQSSSVFEGSGCSKRTRFDPNPMVDRGFGVYAYRA, from the exons ATGGAGGCTAGTTATGAAGGCTCTTCATCTTATTATAGTGTTCTTGGAGTTGGTTCGGATTCTTCTGCAGAAGAAATAAGGCGTGCTTATAGAAAGCTTGCAATG CAATGGCACCCAGATAGGTGGACGAGGTGCCCTTCTCTCTTGGGTGAAGCCAAGAGAAAATTCCAGAAAATACAAGAAGCTTATTCAG TTTTGTCAGATAAGAGGAAGCGGACAGTATACGATGCGGGCTTGTATGACCCTAATGAAGAAGAAGACGAG GGCTTTTCTGATTTCGTTCAAGAAATGGTCTTTCTCATGTCGCAGACTAGGAGAGAG GAAAAGAGCTACAGCTTGGAGGAACTACAAGACATGTTAGTGGAAATGGCCAAGGGGTTTGAGACTCCCACGTTTTTCTGTGGCTCAGCATCGACATCATCGTCGTCGTCCTCATCACAATCATCATCTGTATTTGAAGGTTCTGGTTGTTCCAAAAGGACACGTTTTGACCCAAATCCAATGGTAGACAGAGGATTTGGTGTATATGCATATCGAGCTTAG